The following are encoded together in the Sinorhizobium terangae genome:
- a CDS encoding RES family NAD+ phosphorylase: MPLWRAFVPRWAHVPLSGEGAARFGGRWNPVGMPTIYAARELSTAWAEYNQGFVQHPALIVRLELYDARLADLTDAHVLEELGLTDAIHRCEWRDDLDKGAVPQTHKLQADLLAREFHGVIYPSFMSPGGTCVALWRWNGAGAPRLEVIDPEGRLPKSPASWL, translated from the coding sequence TTCCGGCGAGGGTGCGGCGCGCTTCGGCGGCCGATGGAATCCGGTCGGCATGCCGACCATCTACGCCGCGCGCGAACTTTCGACCGCCTGGGCCGAATACAACCAGGGTTTCGTGCAGCATCCGGCGCTGATCGTACGGCTCGAGCTTTACGATGCGCGGCTGGCTGATCTCACGGACGCCCATGTTCTTGAGGAGCTTGGCCTGACGGATGCCATCCACCGATGCGAATGGCGGGACGACCTCGACAAAGGCGCAGTGCCGCAGACCCACAAGCTGCAGGCCGATCTCCTGGCCCGCGAATTTCACGGCGTGATCTACCCGTCTTTCATGTCGCCCGGCGGCACCTGCGTCGCGCTCTGGCGCTGGAACGGCGCGGGTGCGCCACGCCTTGAGGTCATCGATCCAGAAGGCAGGCTGCCGAAATCGCCAGCCTCCTGGCTTTAG
- a CDS encoding L-2-amino-thiazoline-4-carboxylic acid hydrolase — translation MTDKQSDSRSAMDGELGILARRKIEAGIIAPIYEVMREKIGEELAQSIIDTAITRAAIDAGKAFAAKTPGGTSLRTFQELQDLWTQDDALTIEVVKATDEEFHYNVLRCRYAETYREMGLGHIGHLLSCNRDGVFCTGYDPRIALERTQTVMQGASHCDFKYRLNKTADPSSK, via the coding sequence ATGACCGACAAACAAAGCGACTCAAGATCGGCAATGGACGGAGAGCTCGGCATTCTTGCCAGACGCAAGATCGAGGCGGGGATCATCGCGCCGATCTATGAGGTCATGCGGGAGAAGATCGGTGAGGAACTCGCCCAATCCATTATCGATACAGCGATCACGCGCGCTGCCATCGACGCCGGAAAGGCCTTTGCCGCAAAAACGCCCGGCGGAACCAGCCTGCGGACGTTTCAGGAACTGCAGGATCTCTGGACTCAGGACGACGCGCTGACGATCGAGGTCGTCAAGGCGACGGACGAAGAGTTCCACTACAATGTGCTGCGTTGTCGTTATGCCGAGACCTATCGGGAAATGGGTCTGGGACATATCGGGCATCTTTTGTCCTGCAACCGCGACGGCGTATTCTGCACCGGCTATGACCCGCGCATCGCGCTTGAGCGGACGCAGACGGTGATGCAGGGCGCATCCCATTGCGACTTCAAATATCGCCTGAACAAGACCGCCGATCCGTCCTCCAAGTAA